The Ooceraea biroi isolate clonal line C1 chromosome 3, Obir_v5.4, whole genome shotgun sequence genome contains the following window.
aaGATCAAAACATGGAATCGTGGAGGATGCAAATGTaatgacaaaaatatatattgtatgtatatacatctaTACACTACTCATACAAATATCATTTATCAACAAGATTCGCATAGATACGAGATTACagtatagaaatatattcagTATTAACTTGCGTGTGTACCACTTGAATTATCGTAATCAGTGCATTAATTACATAAACAATTATGTGAAACAATAACAGAGAATATTCTCAATAAGTtcgcataataatataaataacttgtatcgcatatataatatgtatcgaTCGCTTTCAGGTCTCAACGTCTTCGATTATTGCTTGTGTTGTTATCACTATCGTTTATCGTACGAAAGCCATTACATAGAACTAAGCAAAAACagtgataaaatataaagtgtGACAAAACAACATTCCGCTGATTATCATCGGTCGTTTTCTTAAAGCTTTCGACGAAATCAATCCAGAAATGCACGGAGTGTCCCAAATGTGTACGCGCGTCAAGCATCGTGAATCAACGCAATCAGCTCAATTAAGATCGTTGTTTTCCTCCGCACCAATCTAATCCTGAGGTTCCCTTCGTGTTGCAAGTGGACCCGCAAAATGCTGAAAGACAAACGACACATGGTATGAGAATAAATATGCGGAGAAGGTCGAAACGCGTGCCAGAGAATTCGGTGCTAAGAATTTAAGGGTCAAGGGCTCTCGGGACCAGCTCGACGTTATATTTAAACCGTTTGTAAAAGCCTCATCCGCGTGACGAGTTGTCGCTGCCACATGTTGCAGCTGTTTACATTTTCCTGCAGCAATTAATGAGTGCTGATTAATATTAGCACGCAATCGTCACGATCATCGCGAGATATTACGTTTCAAAGAGACCGAGTCTGGAAAACAATGCTTTTACTTGATACAAAATTGTAGTAATTTTTGATCACGTAACGCCTGAATAAAAAGGATGTTAGGTAATGTTCATTTTGTAACATAATACAAGTGGCAATCCAGTGACGTCAGTATACCTTGGACTAGAACACGACATTccaatgaaaatttcttagCATGTACTAATCATTGAAactaaatttgcaaaattactctccctcttataatatttttaattcacaaTTAGCTCCATAATTTGGCAACACCCAATATAAGttaaagaagagagagagagaaagagagattatgTACGTACTAGGATTTACAGAACAAAGAGTGGCCGCAAAATCAGTGGTTTTTTCGCCTATTTTTGGTCCCGCGATATTGGAATTGAATTGTGTGCCAAATGGTACCTTATGATAAGACAGACATCAATCACCAAAAAGTTTTAAGTTGAGGTGAGAATTAGTTTCAGAGATATGGAGGGTCAAAGTAGTCAAAATTCATTAACGCGTCAGCAGCTCATAACGCTTTAAAAGACGAATTTTTATGtcaatctaataatttaaaacttcgTATCCAGGTTTTGCTGATTGTTGACAACGAATTACAAgtcagattttaaaaattcaaaatgctAACGCGTAAGCGGTCGCGATAGAGGAATGGAAAAGGAACGCCGCATGTAGGCCCGTCTGTCCTTCTCAGTTGCGCATGCGCCTTTGCAGAGATACGCAGTCTTCCCATATCTGCACATGTGCAAAGACAAAGACAAAGGGGTCTTTTTGcagctttctctttctattgcTATATTGCTTTTTCAGCTCGTTCACGCACTCTATTCTTATATCTCTATGATCCGAACTTTACTTATCAGAAGAGAGGTTCTGAAAAtaactaattattatattgaaaaaagttGCGTGCTAGTCACGGCTATAGTCTGACATCACCGGCACAGACATCctccgtttctttctttcccgaGCTATAACTGATGCATCatcgaaattattacaatgataataaaacaagagtaattatgaaattaatataattgaaaataattataattaattaatataataataaattaatataattaatataaaatattcaacaatttaaaaattctttaggattcgaaaatcgattttgtaactttgagtcatgaattttttaaatatattattcgccATATTTAATcagccattttgaatttttaaaatctgacTTAAAATTCGTTGTCGACAATCAGCAAAACCTCTGGATAcgaagttttaaattattagattgaCATAAACATTCGTCTTTTAAAGCGTTATGAGCTGACGCGTTAATGAATTTTGACTACTTTGACCCTCCATATCTCTGAAACTAATTCTCACCTCAACTTAAAACTTTTTGGTGATTGATGTCTTATCATAAGGTACCATTTGGCACACAATTCAATTCCAATATCGCGGGACCAAAAATAGGCGATTTTTGCGGTCACTCTTTACGTactcaatatatatattcaattacATGTAATAACATCAGTGCATTAAAAAGAGATAGACATTCTAGAGACCAAGAGAGCGTCACATCCGTCACTTAATTCCTCAACAAACCCGTAGCAGCCCTAAAGTTACGTCAACGCGATCACGAGATACACGGTAAGCACCTCTTGCGCACTCCGATGTCCCTCGCCGCCTCTGCTCCGACAGCAAGAAGGAAACAGCGAGTACAGCTCACTGGCCGTTCTGCTTCAGCAATTTTCGCGTCCTGAAGCCACGGAAACCAGCCTGGATCCTCGTCGCCGCGGCCTGCACGGCCTGTTGCCTCTTCCGCACCAGATAGCCGCGAATGCCCGCTTGGATCTTCGTCGCCGACTTCTCCTCGAGAGCCTCGCGAGTGTTCTGTCTCTTCAGGAGGGGGTCCTTCGGCTTTGACTGGTTCTGCCGCTTTTCCTGATCCAGCTGCTGGTCCTGTTGCTGCTGGTGTTTCTGGCGACGACGTTGCGTGGACTCCTTCAACTGCTTGCGCACGCGATACCCGCGGAAGTTGGCCTGGATCTTCGTCGCCGCCGTATTGGCCTTCATCGCGTCGGCCTCCTCCCTCGGGGTCTGCGACATGAACGAAGTTCTGACGTAATTTTGTGAATCCCCGTGTCCCGCTCGTTCGAAATTTATCGATCAAGATCTCTCGGGATATATCACGCGCGAGATGAATCGGCGTGCTCCGCAATTGCTTGCAACAATCCGGAGAGGGTCGCGAACCTTCGgtttattttgcaaagaccgGTTCCAAGAAAACAATTGTAAGGTATTCTTGATCGTTTATAAAGAATCTGGTTTCGGAAACGAGAGCAGAGTAGCTTGAGAATTGTTCGAGCTTGAGAGTTTTCGAGATCAATTCTAACTCGAAGGGATTGAACcgagagaaacggagaggTTCtagattatttttgaaaatttattttcaagcaGAAACCGGATTATCTCTCTTGCCGACGAAGTAATCTCTCGATTATTTACGCTCTCACCAGCGGAAGTAGGACAAACTACAAAATACTTTCGATCATCTATAAATATCGATGccgaaaagaggaagaaagggagaaagagcagCTTCTCAACGAAAATTCTTCTGAAATAAAATCACTTCGGTAATCCTTCCGATTGTTTCAGGCACCAACTTGGAAACTCGCAGATGTAGAAAATTGCACGATAAATCAAAGAAGAAatgcttataaaaataactcCAGTGGAATGCGATCAGACTGAATCGATGATCTACAAGCATCGATTCGGAAGAAGAAGCAGAGCTTGACGATCTTTTCCCAATGCGCTAGAAGTAATTCCAGGAAACAACAGCTCGGCTTCGCGAAGAAGATTCGAAGGAGCTAACGACTGTTCTTTCGGTTCAGTCCGAACACTTCTGCTCACTTCCGCGATTTTCTTATCGCGCGTCCTCCTGATCGGAGGCGGAATGGTGAACTGACGTGCGACAAAGTAGCGCATGGTTCGGCGAACGGGCGCTTATCCGTCTCAAACGAAGGATGGATCTATCACGCATGCGTTCTGCGATGATAACTtgctgcgagagagagagaaagagagagagatagagagaatgagaaaacgagagagctCGCTTTTCGAGCCGTCGATCGTTTCACGTCTTATTCCATACGTCGCGCGTGATGAAGCGGATGGTTAATTTCGTAAACTTGGCAGAGGGTGAGCGCACAGACAGTTCGACACTCGTGGCACGATCCTGATGTTCAAATAGCGCTAAAATGTGAGTATGATGGGTTTTACTTGTATTTCATtaaactgaaaaaaataaaatccgaATTTTCTTTCGTTAAATTCTGCATTGAAGCGGATGTCTtggttttttcatttctaCTCATTCGACGCGATCTTTCACGTTGTCGCCAttcttacttttatttttaaatgacaCATTCGTTTCATATTCTTCTTTACCGATATACCTGAGCATTTTAAtttacgaaatttaaattac
Protein-coding sequences here:
- the LOC105277064 gene encoding abnormal spindle-like microcephaly-associated protein homolog isoform X2 gives rise to the protein MKANTAATKIQANFRGYRVRKQLKESTQRRRQKHQQQQDQQLDQEKRQNQSKPKDPLLKRQNTREALEEKSATKIQAGIRGYLVRKRQQAVQAAATRIQAGFRGFRTRKLLKQNGQ
- the LOC105277064 gene encoding abnormal spindle-like microcephaly-associated protein homolog isoform X1, producing MSQTPREEADAMKANTAATKIQANFRGYRVRKQLKESTQRRRQKHQQQQDQQLDQEKRQNQSKPKDPLLKRQNTREALEEKSATKIQAGIRGYLVRKRQQAVQAAATRIQAGFRGFRTRKLLKQNGQ